The nucleotide sequence TGACATCATTGGAGCGTCACTGGTGATGATTAGGCTTTCCTTGCAACACATCATCATCTAccctagcctcctctcctcttcccatccccctctcccccttctagGAATGTTTATGTCATTGTTTTACACCGAATACCTGTGGATGGGTTTGCTCTGTCACTTCTGCAGACAATGGAGGTGTGTAATAAAAACAATATCATCCAGCCATTCTCGCCATCAATGTCTTTCTCTTTCCTGCCTCCAATTCTGTGGCTCTGTTCTTCCGCACATGACCACTCCCACTCTCTTCCgcccttctctttctttctttccttccccttctttctctctgcatcctttgaaatgcactgtatctctctcctctgctcataACCCACACAGGCGCATTCTCTCATCAGCATccactctcatcccctcctctctctctgtctctcacattcTCCCCTCTGCACACGACTCTCCTACTGGCATGGAGCTGCATGACATCATCTGGGCTGGTGCTAGCAGGATAGCAGATGAGGACACCGTGTATGTTGGCACCCTCCCTTCTTTGCACCCCCAACACTCTGTGTCTAATTACAATGCACCTTGAGATGATAAAACCACCTCTCTCTACTGCATGCTGTGTTAATGGGTTTGTTTCATTTGCCTCCTGAATCACTGCACTCTGCAGTCCCTGCCGTCCACCCCTGCCTTACAACACTCATCTATTATGACATAATTCGAATGCAGCCGACTTCTCGCCTTGAGGGCACAATCATCAACATTAATGTTGCTTGTTAGTCTTCACACATAAATGTAGGTTTTAATGTTTAGATAATTCAATTGGTGGATGGCTCAGGTTACTTTCATCCTATTGTATCAGTATCAAATTCTCCCTCTTATCTCTCATATCCTGCCTTTATTTGTTCTCTCTCCGGCTTGTCTCTCCTTGTGTGTGCTGTGAACCCTGAGTGATGACATGGTCATGCTGGGAGTCTGTGTTCCTGACGTGACTGGGATGTTCTTAGAGCACTTAGTGTTCTGTTCCTACGATTGCAATATTCCaagaactttcaataaattccctggttttccagaaatcctggttggaggattccagATTGCCAGCTTATTTCCTCTTGATTCTGGGAATCCTCCaatcccccaaaaatatttatTGAAAGTTCCTAGAAATTTGCAACCCTATCTGTTCCACACACCGCTTCCAAGCATGGCATCATGGAACATGTAGTTTTGAATGGGATCTAGCGTCGTGGTGTCTCACACTGTCAGTACAGGGCTGGACAGTCCTGGTCCCACAGTGCTGCAGGGTCTGCAGACTTTTGTTCCAGGCCAGCACTAACTAACACATCTCATTGATAGTGAggcaggtgtgttagtgctgggctggaataaaAACCTGCACATCCTGCATGTTCTCATTATATTATGGAACCAATAAAAGTACTTCAATGAAAGCaaattacactgagtgtacaaaacagaaCACCTTAGTCATAATGAGTTGCAcatccttttgccctcagaacagcctcaattctttggcgcatggactctacaagatgtcgaaAACATTCCatagggatactggcccatgttgactccaatggtttccacagttgtgtcaagtaggCTCGatttcctttgggtggtgaaccattcttgatacagacGGGAAAATGTTtagtgtggaaaaacccagcagcagttCTTGAAACACTCAAActagtgtgcctggcacctactatcatacccctgttcaaaggcacttaaatattttgtattgCCCATTCACACACtggatggcacacacacacagtccatgtctcaattgtctcaaggcttaaaaatccaggctttaacctgtctcctccccttcatctacagtgattgaagatgatttaacaggtgacatcagtaagggatcatagctttcacctggattcaactggtcagtctgtatcatggaaagagtaggtgttcataatgtttgttacactcagtgtatattgatcACTACTTAAAAAGTCAATTTACATCTCAACTTTATTTAAATACCATTAAAACTGAGACACTTGGAGACACTTGGAGGAGAACCAGAAGAACAGATGGACTGTTTTAAATAGCATTTTGACAGGCCGCAGCTGATCCAGACACCGTGTGTCTGTACGTGCACacatgagcgtgtgtgtgtggtagctgaTCCAGACAGGACTGTTGGCAAGGTGAGTGTAGCCTAGACATCAATATCTCGGACTGAAGATGATGAGACATAGATCCATCTGTGCTGACAGTAATAGATCTGACATTTACTGCTAGAACCTGACTGACTCAAACCAGCCACAGCCAGCTCTTCATTCAACATTATTCTGATTTTGCAAATAACTTTTTGTACAGAGTGCATTGTATGTGTTGCATTgtttgacttgggcaggagctcactggAGCTGGATACctgcacctcaaatgttctactgcttaaTCTCATGttgctcaaaagtattgtggatctcctgcacctaaatataaacagtactagcacatatttcagtccaagtcaagtccTTATGCGCTGCAAAGGAAAAAGTACACGCAACGCTCATGCAAAATCACTGATACGTGTCAGTCAGTTCCCTCTATCAGACTCTCTACCAAAGTGCTAAAATAGTAATTACCCTAATTAATGTGTTGTATAAATACCTCTATCTTGTTTCTCTCACTATTCAGGATGTTTCCATCCTTGCAGCTTGCCTCCACTCAGCAAAGGGTTAAAGAACATCCCCTTAACCCCTGCCTATTCCTCCTTCACATTACCCCCGTTTGCTCTTCTCCACCAGCTCTCCAGCCAATCAGGGGCCTGGATTCCTCTGGGCCAATGGGATGGCTAGGAGGTGATGTCATGCAGCAATAGCTGGTTGTGGTGCTGATGCTGCTGAGAGCACAGCCCAAAcagtagagaaagagggaaggaaaaAAGCAAGATAAAGACATAGCAGAGTACCACCAGCATTGCTCAGCACAGGGTGAGTCCATCTAAACTACCGAAACAACAAAAAAGTATGGCAGGTTGCATTCTGCATCCAGAATAATTGTCCTATTATATTCATTTCAGCAATGTTATATTAATTTCCAAAGCTATTTTCTTGTATATTTAGCTGATTTAAGTCTGTCTGTTGTTCACTAAATATTGGGCTGTGTCATATTTGAAAAGGCTTTAGCTATCTGAGTGTATGTATGAGATGCCTCTCTGCTGCAGTCAGATGATGGATATTCTGTGCAACACTGACTATGACATCCCCCAAGATACACAGGGAGTTTACATCACCTCTGCTGTAGAGGTGTGTGCTCAGTGTTTGGCTGAACAGAGTAACCATAGTTGGAGATCATACATTGAAATGTAGTGACGCTTACAAGAAACTGTCTGTCCTAGATTATTTTGTAAAGTGGCTTTAATTCCCATAAATGTGTGCATGGCTTATTATGCATTTATTAAAAAGTGCTTAACTTGGTGACAAAGCAGTTTAATGTGAGAAAGCTGACGTTGATGATCAGTACAAGATGACTGAGATGACTTTATGCAATGAGGAGATTGTAAGTCGGCAGTGGAAAGTGATCTcagcgcgcgcgtgtgtgtgtgtgtgtgtgtgtgtgtgtgtgtgtgtgtgtgtgtgtgtgtgtgtgtgtgtgtgtgtgtgtgtgtgtgtgtgtgtgcgtgcatgttcaCTCCTGTGTGTAAGATAGTGTGGGGTCCTTTGGTTTGGAAGGCAGTGTAAGTCAGAAAAGCATGTTGATTTCAAGGATTTACTTCTCAGTCAATGCTCAAAGCAATGTTCAATATTGAACAGTAGTCCTACAGCTAGTCGTGACtgaattttttggggggtattttattaggatccccactAGCTGTTGCGAAAtcagctgctactcttcctgggtatGTAGGGGGGAATGTATTGTGTGACCTAGTGGCCTAGCTACTGTTGTGAGATAGCTTTGTATCAGCATGGCAGTGATaaagagagtggtggagagaaagaggagaaaaaacAAATAGAGTGAGAGAAAATATTCAgattctctgtgtgtggattcttttgttgtttttgtggtgAAATGACTGTACCACAAGTGAGTCACAGTGATTGCTTGAAGAGCAGGAGCCAACATAAATGGAAATATTATCAATAATTCAACAGATGTATTTTTCTCTACTTCCATCACTCTCTTCTTTTTGCTGTAGACAATAAGGCCGGTATGTTATGTGAGCAAGCTAGGTAGGCCCTGCCTTGTTTTATCATAACAATACAGTACCATGCTCTGATAATGAGTGTGATCTGTCCATCTGATTATCacgaggagagacagagggcttGAGAATGGTTAGGTCACTTCTGCGGTAGAATACAGATGGTActctcccccattctccctccacctccctatcTCTTTCACACCCCTCCCGCTCTCGTTTTGTGACAAGCGCAGGGCCTCAAGTGCTCTTGATGAGTGGGTTTGAATGAAGGCTTCACAGTAGCTCACGATGGGCAAGTTTTATTGTAATGGTAGTGGGATTCTGTAGCAATACAGGGATTTAACATGTGTTTGCAGATTTCCGGATCTGATGATAAAGCAATTTTCTTTGTCTCGCCTTTCAGAAATATCTGATTCAACACAGTGTCTTTAGAAGAAAAACAAGAGACAGAATGACTCTTgcaggtactgtgtgtgtgtgtgtgtgtgtgtgtgtgtgtgtgtgtgtgtgtgtgtgtgtgtgtgtgtgtgtgtgtgtgtgtgtgtgtgtgtgtgtgtgtgtgtgtgctcgtgtgtgagtgagagagatagagagagactaatgcTGATCTCACTTAATATTCTCTCCCCTGCAGCATACAGAGACAAGATGCGGGAGCTCCCTCTAGCGTCCATCTTCTGTTCCTGCATCCTACATGAACCCAAAGAAAAGCCCACCAAGAAAGAAGGTAAACGGTTTTACACAATTCTAACACAATCATCAACCTACCATTCCCACAGCACATCCTATAAGCCATTTCAGTCAATGAGCCAGTAATCAGATAAATATAATATTGTTTTTTGAGGCCGCTAAATTTGGcagctacaccccccccccctctccccgccACTTCATTGGTCCCCAATTTCCTTTGTGTTCTTCCTTTATACAATCTCACACTTTGCTTCATCTCTGCCTGCCCTCTGCAGGTGTGGTGGACCTGAACCTGTGCATCATCAGGGATATGGAGGTGATTGAGCTGAACAAGAGAAGGTCCGGCCAGGCCTTTGAGGTCATACTGAAGCCACCCTCATTCGACGGGGGTCCGAACACCCTCGCCATCACACCCCCACGCAGGGAGCCCTCCCTGGAGGAGATCCAGAGGAAGCTGGACGccgcagaggagaggagaaaggtgaGGGGTCAGAAAGGAAAGAAAGACAGCATTTCTAGATTGGTATGGTGGAATGCTCACAGAATGTTGGTCAGAATTGTCTGTTCCCAGTTTGTTGGGATAGAGATGGAAGTTCTTGAAGTGTTAATTGGGACTGCTTTGTTTTATCGAAGGGATTGTGGTGGGGCTCTGCCCACTCTGGTCTCTGTTTatccactcacccctctctcttccactcctctatcccctcctagTGCCAGGAGGCTGAGCTGCTGAAGCACTTGGCAGAAAAGCGGGAACATGAGCGCGAGGTGGCCCAGAAGGCCCTGGAGGAACACAACAGCTTCATCCGGCTGGCCAAGGAGCGGCTGGAGCTGCGCATGGAGCACAACAAGGAGAAACGGGAGGCACACCTGGCCGCCATGCTGGAACGCCTGCAGGAGAAGGTAGAGTTACACTCAGCTGATACCCTAGGCAGGGTTGGGGtccattccatttcaattcactCAATACAGGATGTGAATTTAAGTGGAATCGACtccaaccctaactctagctcccTTTTTTTAATCTGTCATGGAT is from Oncorhynchus masou masou isolate Uvic2021 chromosome 32, UVic_Omas_1.1, whole genome shotgun sequence and encodes:
- the LOC135525712 gene encoding stathmin-4-like isoform X3; amino-acid sequence: MTLAAYRDKMRELPLASIFCSCILHEPKEKPTKKEGVVDLNLCIIRDMEVIELNKRRSGQAFEVILKPPSFDGGPNTLAITPPRREPSLEEIQRKLDAAEERRKCQEAELLKHLAEKREHEREVAQKALEEHNSFIRLAKERLELRMEHNKEKREAHLAAMLERLQEKDKHAVEVS
- the LOC135525712 gene encoding stathmin-4-like isoform X1 → MTLAAYRDKMRELPLASIFCSCILHEPKEKPTKKEGVVDLNLCIIRDMEVIELNKRRSGQAFEVILKPPSFDGGPNTLAITPPRREPSLEEIQRKLDAAEERRKCQEAELLKHLAEKREHEREVAQKALEEHNSFIRLAKERLELRMEHNKEKREAHLAAMLERLQEKDKHAVEVRKNREHNEETG
- the LOC135525712 gene encoding stathmin-4-like isoform X2; translation: MRELPLASIFCSCILHEPKEKPTKKEGVVDLNLCIIRDMEVIELNKRRSGQAFEVILKPPSFDGGPNTLAITPPRREPSLEEIQRKLDAAEERRKCQEAELLKHLAEKREHEREVAQKALEEHNSFIRLAKERLELRMEHNKEKREAHLAAMLERLQEKDKHAVEVRKNREHNEETG